One stretch of Planctomycetota bacterium DNA includes these proteins:
- a CDS encoding transposase — protein sequence MPRIARAVVVDYPHHIIQRGNNRQKVFFAQETYTKYLDLLKEYAAKWDISIMVYCLMTNHVHLLARPAKEESFAKMMHGVSLC from the coding sequence ATGCCGAGAATCGCCAGAGCCGTAGTTGTTGATTATCCTCACCACATTATTCAGCGCGGTAATAACAGACAAAAGGTTTTCTTTGCTCAGGAAACATACACTAAATATTTGGATTTACTGAAAGAATATGCCGCCAAATGGGATATTTCTATAATGGTTTACTGTCTGATGACTAATCATGTTCACCTGCTTGCCAGACCGGCTAAAGAAGAATCATTTGCCAAGATGATGCATGGGGTAAGCCTGTGTTAA